AGTCAGAGCGGATTCGGCGCCGGCAAATTGCATGTAGGCCTCTTCAAGGCTCGCTTCGCAGGCTTCCGCTTCGGCAAATAATTCAGCCAACGCGCTTTGACGCTGGCGATAAGAATTGATCCGCTGTTGATTCAACTCGATGCGGCGCTCCAGTGCGCTCGACTCACGATCGGTGGCGGTTTCTCGCAGCTTTTGTAATTGCTTCTGCCACTCCTGCACTTCGCGTTCGAGTTTTTCAGCGTTGATCTCCCGCAGCGCGCGCGTAATCTCCGCGGCGGTGCGCAGCACCTCGACGCCCTGAAAATAGGTATCTTCGGCAAGTATCTGCAGCCGCATGGATTGCATGGACGCGCTTTGGGTTTCGCGCGCTTGCAAAAAGTTTTTGAACTTCTGATAAGCCTGGTGCAATTCCAGCGCGGCTTGCGCGCCGTCAGGATCATTTATCCGGCGAAACTCATCGCGAATGGCAACGATTTCGTTTTCGCGATTGGCGCGGCGCTGCGCCAATTGCGCGCGCACGTAATTTTGCGCCAGCTTTTCGCCGCGAATGAAATAGTTGAAGATGAAAGTTCCGACACTGAGAAAACCGGCGCCCACCGCGAGCAGGAGGGAGGCCTGATTGGCACCAAACGCCAGCATGTACAATCCGGACAAAACCGCGATCGCCGCGGAAAACGTCGTGAGCGGATGCTGCAAGGTTTCAGTCAAGATGTGTTTCTCGATGGCGCCGGGCGTCACATTTAAAGATTGAGATTTTGTCGGACTTTCAGAATTCACGGCGGCTAAGTTTTATACAAAAGTGTTTTCAACGATTCTTCAGCCCGCCAAACACGCGGAAAAACGCGAAAGTTTTTTATTTTTCTTTTGACATGCTCTTTCGCGTTTTTAGTGTGTTTCGCAGGCGAATAAGCTGCGCAGATTAAAGCGTATTTTCTTCCACCAACACAAACTCGACGCGCGGCAGGCGATACTGATACGCACGCTCGGATTCATTCGGCAAGCGGGGGAGAGGCTGCGCTGAGCCCAGCCCCACGGCGCGCAAACGGTCGGGGTCGATGCCGTGCACCACTTCGAGATATTTTTTCACCGCTTCGGCGCGCTCTTGTGAGAGCTTGAGATCGGCCTCGGCGTCGTAACCGCGTGAGGTGTGGCCTTTGATCAAAACGCGATATTGTGGATAATTGTTGATGAGCGCCTGGGCGGCGGCATCGACTTCCAGCTTGCCGGCGAGAGCCAAGATGCCCGCGCTTTGCTGAAACGTTATCGGCCGGATCGCCATCGTGCCGATTTCGCGCAGCGCTTTCCATTGCCCATCGGAAAGCGAGGCGAAATCCTTTGGTGCGGTCGGTGGCGTGCCCAAGCTGGCGAGTCCGCCGCTCTGATAAAGCTCCGCCACAAAATCGCGGTTGGTGATGAGAAACGGATTGTTCTCCAGCGGATCGGCGCTCAGCTCGCCGTTGCGGATCATGATGTCGGTTATGGAGCGAATGGAGTTGATGATCTGCTCGTCACCGACAACGCCGCTGCTGCTGAGATTGAACCATTGCAGCGCATTCTCCGCGAGATCGGCATAATCGATTTTGTTCAGAATATGCTCGATGGCTTTCTCGTTGAAACCGGCGGATTTCGCAAACTCTTTGAGCATGCGCGGCCGGTCGTTGGTGTAAATCTGGATCGCGCGAAAATAGTCGCGATGAAACATTTTCACCAGTTCCGGACGCTTGCGGATGGCCTCGCGGCTGAACACGATGACGTCGATGATCAAGCCGCGCACCTGCTCGGAGCTGAAAATGACTTTGACGCCGTTGATTTGGAGCGCGCGCGACACATCCGGCTCCCAGAGAATCGCCACGTCGGCGAGCTTCTTTTGCAATTTTTCCAGCGCATCTTTTGAGCCTTGGGCTTCGACGCGCCATGGGCCGGAATAACGAAGCTGGTCGAGGCCGAAATGCACAACGGGAATGCTCAAGAGAAACGAGCTGGGCGAATCCGGCGTAAACGCGATGCGCAGATTGGCGTTGTTCAGCGCATTAATTTTGATTTCATGGCCATTCGTGGCCGTTACGCGATCCGTATAGCCGACGATCGCATCCGCGCCTTTGGACTCGCTGATGACGGCGGTGATGACGCCAGGAAATTTGTGTGCCGCGCCGTGAGTCAGATACGAGTTGATCGGCAGCACGATGAAATCATATTTGCCCGCGGCGAATTTTTGCAAGCGTTCGGCATACGCGCCGCCATCGTCCGTCCATTCGAGCAAAAAGCCCTGCTGCGCCAGCGCGCGTTTCATCTCGCTGGAGCGGATGAATTCGTAGCCAATGTAATTGTCACCGGCGCCGGCAATTTTGCCTTGAATCTTCGCGGCATCCGAGGTGGCGACTTGGCCCTTGGCAAAAAAGCGGGGCGCGAGAAATTTCCACACCCCGATGGCCAATGCCCCTAAGATGAGCAGCAAAAAGACGCCGATGGTTGAGCGTTTGATGGGCATGCTTGTTGCTTTTAAAAGTTAGCTTAAAAAAAATTGACTTACATAACATTGAACTATCATTGCAATTTATTATCTCAACTACGCAACCGGCGTTCATAATCGAGAATGCCCTGGCGAATCTTGTTGCATCGCGTTGGCGATTGGCGGGCGACGTCCAAATAATCAATTCCTATAGCAGCCGATTTAGCCAGCAAGGCACAAGTGTTGGTGTCGAGAAACGATTTATCCTCGAGATCATAATCCGCCGTCAAGCGATGTTTGTGCAACTGCGCCAGCAAGCGAGAAACCTCTTGCATCTGCTGATCGCCGCAATTGTTTAAGCGATGTCGAACTTCACCGTGAGCCTGCGGACCTTGGGAGCAAGGCACTTGTAAATCTTTGATAAAAGCTCGGCTTTCGTGAAAAAGAGCATAATAACCGCGGCTTATTGCCGATCGCAGCAGCGCTTCCTCTTTGCGCTTCAAAAGATATTCAGAAGCCCTCAGAAATTCTCGTCCAGTCATTTCTCAACTCTTTTAATGCGCTTATGCGGTGCCAAGCCCGCCGATGCCGAGTAGAATTTTATCGCTTTTGTCGGGCGGAAGTCGTTGAGCCATTAGACGATTAAAAAACAAATATTGTTCGAGAACGTTGTCAACCTTTCCGGAAACCTGGATGTTGATAGCGATCCAACTTTCATCTTCAACTTCCCAATCAAATTCATAAGCCAGTTTTATCGTTTTTACCGAAGGAAAGCATTCGTGCACCAGGCGAAGCGCTGTTTCAAGGTGCGGGAAAAGCGCGTTTTTTCGGGCAAATTGCCAAACCGAATCAGGCATTTCGACGCCGGCAATTTTTTTCGAAGCAGATAGCGGTCGCTCTTGCGTTTTGGATAAACGGCTTGAATAAGGCTTCAAGATTTTTGTGGCTTTTGCTTTGAGCGTTTGGGTGAGCACGCCATATTCCACCTGCGTCTCAGAAACCTTGTTCGGCCTCTGATGGATTTTTTCATCTCCCGCAGGATATCGTGACTTCTTTGCGGGCATTTCTTTATTTTTTCGCTGCATGGCAACGGGCTCCATTCACTCAATTTTGTTTTAGTTGATCACTCATCAAATGTAAAGAAATTCAACTGCACATGCAACTAATCCCAAAATTTAGCGCATCGAAAGAGGCCGCTTGGCCCGTGGCAAAAAACCGGGTGCGAGAAATTTCCACACCCCGATGGCCAATGCCCCTAAGATGAGCAGCAAAAAGACGCCGATGGTTGAGCGTTTGATGGGCATAACTGGTTGCCTGTTGCTGGTCGTTGGTTACAGATTACTTTAGGTTCGCCGAACCTTGAAAATCGCAGCGTTATCCTCGAAAATCATGCAGATCATCGCGGTTTATATTCAGGTTGAATTCTCATTGAGATCATCTATGATAATTTGTTGAGTGTTTAGAAGACTGCGTGCCACAAGCTCTGTAAATGGGCTTAAATTCCCTGCATCGGCCAACCCCAGGGTTTCCAAATAAGCGCGTCTTTGCTCTTTTCTTATTATTGCCGGCACATAATGTTTTTTTATTAAAATGAGATTCATCAAAATTCTGGCACCGCGACCATTGCCATCATCAAAAGGATGAATCCGAACCAAATTATAATGAGCCACTGCTGAAATCACAACGGGATGTTTGTGAACAAAAGATTCTTGTATCCATTTGAAAAGTTCGTTCATTTCTGCAGGGACATGTAAAGGTTCTGTATAGCGGTGGATAGTTCCGTCCGCTTGCAGTACATGGTTGGGTAATCGTTTATACTCTCCGGGGGTTGCAGGTTGTTGCACTCTTTGTCCCATTTCATTGAGGGCTTCCGTATGGGTGATTCCTGACAACAATAATTTGTTAAATTCTTTCATCAATCCCGGTGTAATCGGACGTTCATCTTCAATAATTTGATATAAATAGTCGATGGCCTCTGCATGGTTGCGTGCATCCAAGAAATCTTTGAAGGGTTTCCCTTCAACGGTCAAGCCTTCACGAAGAAAAAAATACGTTTCTCCTTTGGTTAATGTACTTCCTTCCAAGGCATTGGAATCGTAAGTCCACTCAATGCGTAATTTTTCCTGAATGGTCGACCAGATTGCTTCTTGAAAAGGCTTTTGTGAGTTGATTTTTTCTTGTAAGGTGTCAATCTCCTCGAGGAGTTGGGTCAATGACAAAGTCTCTTCAACATTGTAAAACTGCGCCATCTTCATCACCTCCTTTTTCAAGCAGATAAGATTTTGCCATACCCAGGGAATTCAAAGATCATCTGTGTCCTTGTGAATCAATCACTGCTTCGATTCACTTGGCTGCCCCGCCAGCGCCTCAAACGCCTTCGCATCATAAAACTCCGTCTCCGCCACGGTCGCTTCGAGCGCTTTGGCCAAGTCTTCAAAATTATCCGCGGCGCGATAAGAAACGGCGTATCGGCGCAGCGGATGATCTTCTTGGATGCACAAGCCGATGGCGTAAATCGGAATCGCTTTCTCGGTGGCAAATTCGGCAGCTTGTGGAAGGTCATCGGCGAGGCCGTCGGTGACGACGATGAGGCGGAACTCGCCGTAGCCGAGCTGCTTCTCGCGTTGGCGCGCCAAAACTTCGGCGCCGAAGCGGATGGCTTCTGCCAATGGCGTGCCGCCGCCGGCTTCGACGGCGTTAATCGCCTGCAGGAAAGCGGCCATGTTATTCGATCCCAACGGCACGACTTCACGCTCGGCACGGCTGCGATGATTCTCGTCAAAAACATAGAGGCCGAGATTGACGTCTTCCGGCACTTTTTTGAGAAATTCCGCCACCGCCCATTTCGCGCCTTCGAGCTTGCGTTTGAAGGTTTGATCGCCGCCGCAGTCGCTGCTCAACGGATCGCGCATGCTGCCGCTGCCGTCGAAGATGAAATAGAAGTTGCGGGCTAAGGAAATTTGTCCGAGGTCTGAAGTTGCGATGTCCGAAGTCGGCCCGGTTTGCGCCGGGGTTTCGATTTTACCTGGATCGGCAGTCGAGGTTTGCTGATTTCGTTCTCGTCGTTCACAACCAACTGAAAGCAGAATCGCGAACAAGAAATAAACGAAATAGTTGAAGTTTTGCATAATGTCATCAATGATTTTTTGAACGCGGATGACGCGGATAACACGGATTATTACGGATTTTTTAGAGGCGTTAATCCATGAAAATCCGAGTGATCTGCATCATCCGTGTTGAAAGCTCTTGCTGCCATCGCGCAAACTCCATCAGCTCGGCTTCGATTTGTTTCAAGCGAAACAGTCCGTTACTCTTCCAGTAGTTTATCCCGAATTTGTTTAATGCTGGCTCTGGACTTCTCTCGTTCTTCTGAGAGTCTTCGAACCTTCTCCTGGTTCACTGGTT
This candidate division KSB1 bacterium DNA region includes the following protein-coding sequences:
- a CDS encoding VWA domain-containing protein, giving the protein MQNFNYFVYFLFAILLSVGCERRERNQQTSTADPGKIETPAQTGPTSDIATSDLGQISLARNFYFIFDGSGSMRDPLSSDCGGDQTFKRKLEGAKWAVAEFLKKVPEDVNLGLYVFDENHRSRAEREVVPLGSNNMAAFLQAINAVEAGGGTPLAEAIRFGAEVLARQREKQLGYGEFRLIVVTDGLADDLPQAAEFATEKAIPIYAIGLCIQEDHPLRRYAVSYRAADNFEDLAKALEATVAETEFYDAKAFEALAGQPSESKQ
- a CDS encoding phosphate ABC transporter substrate-binding/OmpA family protein — its product is MPIKRSTIGVFLLLILGALAIGVWKFLAPRFFAKGQVATSDAAKIQGKIAGAGDNYIGYEFIRSSEMKRALAQQGFLLEWTDDGGAYAERLQKFAAGKYDFIVLPINSYLTHGAAHKFPGVITAVISESKGADAIVGYTDRVTATNGHEIKINALNNANLRIAFTPDSPSSFLLSIPVVHFGLDQLRYSGPWRVEAQGSKDALEKLQKKLADVAILWEPDVSRALQINGVKVIFSSEQVRGLIIDVIVFSREAIRKRPELVKMFHRDYFRAIQIYTNDRPRMLKEFAKSAGFNEKAIEHILNKIDYADLAENALQWFNLSSSGVVGDEQIINSIRSITDIMIRNGELSADPLENNPFLITNRDFVAELYQSGGLASLGTPPTAPKDFASLSDGQWKALREIGTMAIRPITFQQSAGILALAGKLEVDAAAQALINNYPQYRVLIKGHTSRGYDAEADLKLSQERAEAVKKYLEVVHGIDPDRLRAVGLGSAQPLPRLPNESERAYQYRLPRVEFVLVEENTL
- a CDS encoding Fic family protein yields the protein MAQFYNVEETLSLTQLLEEIDTLQEKINSQKPFQEAIWSTIQEKLRIEWTYDSNALEGSTLTKGETYFFLREGLTVEGKPFKDFLDARNHAEAIDYLYQIIEDERPITPGLMKEFNKLLLSGITHTEALNEMGQRVQQPATPGEYKRLPNHVLQADGTIHRYTEPLHVPAEMNELFKWIQESFVHKHPVVISAVAHYNLVRIHPFDDGNGRGARILMNLILIKKHYVPAIIRKEQRRAYLETLGLADAGNLSPFTELVARSLLNTQQIIIDDLNENST